The Pseudalkalibacillus hwajinpoensis DNA window TAAACAATCATAACCTCCCAACCAACCTTGTTTTGATATTAAATTCAATTTAATTAGAAAAAAGGCCCAGGTAAGCACCTGAGCCTTTGTTAAGCCATACTTTGAAGAAGAGATTAAGGGGTCTCTCTTTGGAGATCTTTCTTAATATCCTCCTTTAACTTCTTAATATATTGTTTGTTAGATTTGTCTTTTACCTGGTTATCTTCAGCCTTCCCTTTCAGGTATTCTTCTAAGGCTTGCTTAATTTCTTCCTGACTTGCGTCCTCTCCTATTACACCTGAAGACTTCAACATTTCAATGATTTTCTCATCGTTTGCCAGCATTTCTATCTGTCCTGATAAATTCTCTTCTTTTCCTGAAACAGGTTCTTCTTCCACAACCGTCTCTTCACCAGAGTCAGTACCTGCGGAATTTGAATTCTTGCCCTCCATCCCGGCACATCCCGATATTCCTAACAAGAGGAAGTTTCCACAGAGCATTAATACAACCTTTTTCGGTATCATAGAATGTCCCCCATCCCATTAATATCAGCATTTAAGAACTTAGACGAGGTGAAGTGGATAAAAGTTACAACGTTAGGGGTCAGACACGTGTCTGACCCCCCCCTTTTTTTTTACTTCAACCCCTACCAGCCTGAAAAGCTGGATAGAGCTTCATCCCTCCGTCAGCAAATAATGTGATTCCGGTAACGTAACTTGCTTCATTTGATGCTAAAAAAGCTGCAATCGATGCAATTTGCTCGGGTTCCCCGATTTCTTTCATTGGGATCATTGACAGGACGTCTTCTTTTGTCTTCGGATCTGAAAATTTCTCAGCATTAATAGGCGTATTAATAGCCCCTGGACCAATGTTATTGACACGTATTCCATGTGGGGCATACTCAAGTGCGAGCGTCTGGGTTAGCATCTTCATGCCCCCTTTACTTGAAGCATAGTGCACAAAGTGAGGCCATGGTACAATCTCATGAACGCTAGACATATTAATAATCGAACCTTTAATCCCATTGTCTAGCATGTACGCAATAGCTTTCGTCGAGCCAAGAAACGTTCCAGAGAGATTAACGGCAATTACCTTATTCCAATCTTCCAGTGTCATCTCATGAGAAGGTATTTCCTTTTGAACCCCGGCATTATTCATCATCACATCTAACGTACCGAACTCTTGATGGGCAGAAGAGATTAACCGTTCAACATCTTCTTCCTTCGAAACATCTGCCTGAACAGCAATGCCTTCTCCACCACTATTCTGAATTTCTTTTACAACCTCAGCTGCTTCTTTTTCTTTACTTAAATAATTCACTACAACCTTCATACCTTCTTTACCAAATCGAAGTGCAATCGCTTTACCAAGACCTGAAGCTGCACCTGTAACAATTGCGACTTTATCTTGCAATTCTTTATACACCACACCACTAACCTCCTTATTTTTTCGTGAAACCAAGCATAACGCCGCCAATGATAATGAGAATGGAACCAATAATCACAAAAATAAGTTGCTTCTTTGTTTTTTTCTCACCTAAAAGGAATATACCTCCAAGTGTAGATATGATAATACCAGTTTGGGAAAGTGAAAAGCTTGTAGCTGTACCAACTCTAGGAATTGAAATGAGCAGTGCCAGGTTTCCAGTCGCCCACATCAATCCTGGTATGACGTTTCGAATTGTATATTTATTAAACGGTTTGTGGCGAATACTCAAGAGGAGTGCACCAACAACCATTCCGACAGCCTGAGGAAGAATAGCTGTCCAACCGTCAATTGTGAACCATCTGATGATCACGACGTATCCCACATAACCTGCTGTGGAAATTAATAGGATAGTGAACCCTTTAGCTAAGTCGCTCTTTCCTTCTGATTTGTTCTTCTCAGATTTTTCATAAGAAGTGAAAATGACACCTGCCACAATAAGGAGAAGTGCTGAAATCCCAATAATTAATTTAGTCGTTGAGGACCATTCTCCGAATGCAATAACACCGAATAATGAAGTTCCAACAAGCTGAAGTCCTGTAGAGATTGGAAGCGTTTTAGATACACCAAGAAAAGTCACAGCTTTAAATTGATTCATTTGCCCAACCGACCACAACAAACCGGAAACAAAACTCACAATAAGCGCTGTTGTTGTAAATTCTGGGGTAGTAAAAAAATACACTACAACAGAGAAAATCAGAGCACCTAATGTCGTTCCAACCACCTGGTTATATGGCTCTCCACCTAACTTTGTACTCACAAGGAGAATACTTCCCCACATAATCGCAGGAATAAGCGCAATTAAAATTTCAATCATCCAGTCACCTTCTTGTTCTAAAGAGAATTTACTTGCTTAATTAGATTTCTCTTTCACACGATTTTTATCCATAGTCGCTTTAGTTAAGAGAAAAAAAGAAGGGGTCAGACACGTGTCTGACCCCCCTCCTCATCACTTAAAAGCTCTTTCTCTAAAGCCACCACTTCCTCCTTCAACTGATCCGCTTCCTTCAACAGATGCAATAACCCTCTCATCACAAGCTCATCCGGCTTCGAATTCCTGGATTCTTCTGAGATGCGATCCGTAACGTTAAGATAATACTGTGCATTCGAAAGCGAATGAATCTTCTCGTAAAGTGCTCTCCACGCACTTTCTCTCTTCTCAAATGATGTAAAAGCACCTTCACGATCCATCCCTACTGAAAATGGACGCATCATCTCGTCATCCAGTAAAGGCTTGCTCTTACCATCAAGAAAGTCGCATGCGAGAAGATCAATCTGTCTTACAATATGCCTTCCAAGCTCTCGTGGCTGTAGCTCGGTTTCAGATGAAATCATCAGCCCCATGTATGAAGTATAAATCGACTGTGTCATCCACATTAAATCCCATTTATATGGCGTAATCTTGTCTCCATATAACTCAAGAAGGTTATGTTCAAGCCAACTGAACAGCCTTCCTCTCATCCGATGTCCCATTGCTTCGAGCTTCTCGCTACTCTGTGCCGACTCGCCTCGCATATGCATTTTCATATAAGATTTGTATTCGATAATCCCCTCGAACTGCACCTGAAACTGCTTAGCAAAACGATCATCTGCAGGAATGTTCCCATCCAAACCAACAACAAAAGCCCGTTCGAAGACAAGCTGCTGATAATGCTCATAAATCGAAATAATCAAATCTTCCTTCGATGGAAAAAATGAATAAAGGGATCCTTTCGAAATCCCTACACTATCTGCAATTTGCTGCATCGATGTGTGAGTGTACCCTTTATCTGCAATAAGCTCTACCGCAGCTTCTAATATAGCTTTCCGTTTATCCACTATCTTCACCTCTACATCTTCATCCGTCCCAACCAAAAAATAGTTTATCATATCTATTCCCTTTTAGATGACTTTTAAAGCATATCCGAATCTTGACATCTATCATCATCAAGGTAAAATGACTAATGAGTCAACTAGTAAAACTCTATATATAACAGTAAATAAAGGGTGTTACAAAATTCATATTGACCATACAGTCGATGCCCATCAAAGGAGGCATATCATGCTGAAATGGATTCTACAACGCTCCAAGATTTTCATGATCCTTATTCTTTTGTTCATTATTGTTGGAGCATTTACATTTATTCAACTCCCACAGCGCGAAATTCCAGAAACAACCGTTAATATCAGAACGGTGAACACCGTATATCCAGGGGCTACCGTCGATACCGTTGAACGATCGATTACAAACCCAATCGAGTCATCGCTCAGTTCAATCGATGGCATTGCGGAGGTAACTTCTTCCTCAGCAGCCGGCTTCTCTACGATCGTTGTAGAGGTAGCAGAAGGAGAAAGCAAGAAAGATGTCTTTAGCGACGTACGCCAGGCTGTTTCAGATGCGTCCACTTCCTTCCCAGAGGAAGCATTTGATCCTGAAGTAAACGAATCAACTGCCAAAATGCCGATCGTTTCCTATCACCTCACAAGTGAAAACAGAGATAACCTACTTTCCTTGCAGGAAGAATTAAATCGCTGGAAAGATGAAGTCTCAGAACTTGCAGGCGTTTCGGGTGTAACCATCAAAGGATTACCTGAGGAACAAATTATTATTGAGCTAAATCAAGACAACCTTAAAGAATCTGGCTTGAATGTTACTGATGTTCAGAGCGCAATCAACAATGAATATTACCCAACACCTCTTGGCAAACAGGAAATGGACGATGAAGTTGTCCAATTGTCAGTGGAAAACTTCGACTCTCTTGACCAGATGGAAGAGCTATTTATTGGGAAAAACACGGCTGATGAATCCGTCTTCTTGAGGGATATCGCCACAGTAAAGGTGAGTCCTAAAGAGCTTGAAGACATTATTACATTTGAAGGAAAGCCTTCCATTTCCTTTACAGCCTACGTAAAATCAGGTCAGGACATCCCAACAGTTGATGAACGAGTTAGCCAAAAAGTGGATGAGCTTGCAGAGGGTTTACCGTCTGAAATAGAACTTGAGCCTTACTACTCACAGGCCTCCATCGTAACCAATATCTTTAATGGATTGTTTCTATCACTAGCGATTTCAGTTATTGCCGTTATTGTCGCAACCTCATTGGGACTATCTGGATCAGGAGCGCTTGTAGTGGCGCTTGCCGTGCCAATTTCTGTCCTGATGGGATTCATTCCACTTCCGTTTGCAGATGTAGACCTTAACCAAATTTCAATAATCGGCTTAATCATTGCACTCGGGATTATCGTGGATGACTCCATCGTTATCAATGACAACATCCAGCGCAGATACAAGCTCGGGGATAAAGGATTAATAGGAGCCGTAAACGGTGTTAAAGAGATCTGGGGATCAATCATAACCTCTTCTCTTGCGATCGTCTTCACCTTCCTGCCGCTTATCTTTTTATCGGGAGGAAATGGAGCCTTTATTCGCGCCTTGCCTACTGTTCTGATTACAACCATTATCGCCTCCACACTCGTGGCGCTTGTTTTTGTACCGATTCTAAGATACTTTATTAGCCGCAGAACGAAGAAGCCAACGTCAGATGCGCCAGGTCTTCTAGGCAAACCGTTAAATAAGCTTGCAGATGTTTACGCTGACCGCTTACTAAAAAAGTTTTCAACGAAACCTGTTCTCGTCTCAACCATTGGTCTTCTATTCACAACGGCAATCTTTGGATTAGTTGTCCTAACACCGTTCGAATTCTTCCCGGCAGCTGATAAGGAGGAAGTAACGGTAGACGTCACTCTACCGATTGGAACACCAATAGAAGAAACGCACGTAGCCCTTCAAGACATCGAAGAAATGTTGCAAAGTGATGACGGTGTCTATGAAACAAGCGTCTTTACAGGGACTGGAACACCTGGTTTATTTAACAGCTCATTGAAGA harbors:
- a CDS encoding glucose-1-dehydrogenase yields the protein MYKELQDKVAIVTGAASGLGKAIALRFGKEGMKVVVNYLSKEKEAAEVVKEIQNSGGEGIAVQADVSKEEDVERLISSAHQEFGTLDVMMNNAGVQKEIPSHEMTLEDWNKVIAVNLSGTFLGSTKAIAYMLDNGIKGSIINMSSVHEIVPWPHFVHYASSKGGMKMLTQTLALEYAPHGIRVNNIGPGAINTPINAEKFSDPKTKEDVLSMIPMKEIGEPEQIASIAAFLASNEASYVTGITLFADGGMKLYPAFQAGRG
- a CDS encoding GRP family sugar transporter yields the protein MEILIALIPAIMWGSILLVSTKLGGEPYNQVVGTTLGALIFSVVVYFFTTPEFTTTALIVSFVSGLLWSVGQMNQFKAVTFLGVSKTLPISTGLQLVGTSLFGVIAFGEWSSTTKLIIGISALLLIVAGVIFTSYEKSEKNKSEGKSDLAKGFTILLISTAGYVGYVVIIRWFTIDGWTAILPQAVGMVVGALLLSIRHKPFNKYTIRNVIPGLMWATGNLALLISIPRVGTATSFSLSQTGIIISTLGGIFLLGEKKTKKQLIFVIIGSILIIIGGVMLGFTKK
- a CDS encoding TetR/AcrR family transcriptional regulator gives rise to the protein MINYFLVGTDEDVEVKIVDKRKAILEAAVELIADKGYTHTSMQQIADSVGISKGSLYSFFPSKEDLIISIYEHYQQLVFERAFVVGLDGNIPADDRFAKQFQVQFEGIIEYKSYMKMHMRGESAQSSEKLEAMGHRMRGRLFSWLEHNLLELYGDKITPYKWDLMWMTQSIYTSYMGLMISSETELQPRELGRHIVRQIDLLACDFLDGKSKPLLDDEMMRPFSVGMDREGAFTSFEKRESAWRALYEKIHSLSNAQYYLNVTDRISEESRNSKPDELVMRGLLHLLKEADQLKEEVVALEKELLSDEEGGQTRV
- a CDS encoding efflux RND transporter permease subunit, whose translation is MLKWILQRSKIFMILILLFIIVGAFTFIQLPQREIPETTVNIRTVNTVYPGATVDTVERSITNPIESSLSSIDGIAEVTSSSAAGFSTIVVEVAEGESKKDVFSDVRQAVSDASTSFPEEAFDPEVNESTAKMPIVSYHLTSENRDNLLSLQEELNRWKDEVSELAGVSGVTIKGLPEEQIIIELNQDNLKESGLNVTDVQSAINNEYYPTPLGKQEMDDEVVQLSVENFDSLDQMEELFIGKNTADESVFLRDIATVKVSPKELEDIITFEGKPSISFTAYVKSGQDIPTVDERVSQKVDELAEGLPSEIELEPYYSQASIVTNIFNGLFLSLAISVIAVIVATSLGLSGSGALVVALAVPISVLMGFIPLPFADVDLNQISIIGLIIALGIIVDDSIVINDNIQRRYKLGDKGLIGAVNGVKEIWGSIITSSLAIVFTFLPLIFLSGGNGAFIRALPTVLITTIIASTLVALVFVPILRYFISRRTKKPTSDAPGLLGKPLNKLADVYADRLLKKFSTKPVLVSTIGLLFTTAIFGLVVLTPFEFFPAADKEEVTVDVTLPIGTPIEETHVALQDIEEMLQSDDGVYETSVFTGTGTPGLFNSSLKSTGENTGQVVARVNRENQTTQGLIDDWTDKLRNEYPDAEIFMETIQQGPPVGAPVTVTISGPEIDKLIELRETLTTEIEALETDLVVDNIGDFEPSLEYVPDRDALEENGITVNQISQQIRLATEGIPLKAFDNGVIKRDMNIVLGGAEDEVDLSNLEFPATTNSEPPELISLDKLVTKERNEKLQKIPHIDGERAITIRAFPENEENYEANVKEIVEEQRDQLDADYSITLGGENEAQSDFFAEITVLFTIVIFLVYLLIAFQFNSLSLPFLVLIAVYLAIAGAILGLFVTQTPISFLGVMGMVSLTGIVVRNSVVLIEFIEQSLKKGMDVKEAVIESGRVRPILLTAITSIVALIPVAVSGNALFTPLAVTIISGILFSAILTLIMVPMLYLVFYRFRRKKTVQEEL